Proteins encoded in a region of the Streptomyces sp. PCS3-D2 genome:
- a CDS encoding GDSL-type esterase/lipase family protein has protein sequence MSAPVHDEGRPGPRQERAGRPGRAVWPDRRQEEQQRDDRRQGDRWRAERRGAGRDEVPGGWQDPQPFLRGIAWLDKGSPVRADPADTMRLPWDTGERATLPIGVRLEFTTETATAVEIRYRATVPGPTDALRDLAHGFALWDRHGVVSEVFTEPAAEAVVRIGLGGGDGPFHGPFTIHPPENQSPVVLGLRGIGGALAPAPPTPRWVVHGDSITEGWWATRPAHGWPSVAGRALGWDTVNLGYAGAARGELATAEQLSGLPADVLTLAFGTNCWSRVPFSAPLLYETTRAFLELVRQGHPRTPLLLVSPVLRPDAERTPNRLGATLGALRDAMERAAHDRITAGDARLAVLPGRDLLGPEHLADGLHPNDSGHQVLGLAVATALGRAGFGAG, from the coding sequence ATGAGCGCACCGGTGCACGACGAGGGGCGGCCGGGACCGCGGCAGGAGCGGGCGGGGCGGCCCGGACGGGCGGTGTGGCCGGACCGGCGACAGGAGGAGCAGCAGCGGGACGACCGGCGGCAGGGCGACCGGTGGCGGGCCGAGCGGCGGGGCGCAGGGCGGGACGAGGTGCCCGGCGGATGGCAGGACCCGCAGCCCTTCCTGCGCGGGATCGCCTGGCTGGACAAGGGCAGTCCGGTGCGCGCCGACCCCGCCGACACGATGCGGCTGCCCTGGGACACCGGCGAGCGGGCCACCCTGCCCATCGGGGTGCGCCTGGAGTTCACCACCGAGACCGCGACGGCGGTCGAGATCCGCTACCGGGCCACCGTGCCCGGCCCCACGGACGCCCTGCGCGACCTCGCTCACGGCTTCGCCCTGTGGGACCGCCACGGGGTGGTCAGCGAGGTGTTCACCGAACCCGCCGCGGAGGCCGTCGTACGCATCGGGCTCGGGGGTGGCGACGGGCCTTTCCACGGTCCCTTCACCATCCACCCGCCCGAGAACCAGTCGCCCGTCGTGCTCGGCCTGCGCGGGATCGGCGGCGCCCTCGCGCCCGCACCGCCCACTCCGCGCTGGGTCGTCCACGGCGACTCCATCACCGAGGGCTGGTGGGCCACCCGCCCTGCCCACGGCTGGCCCTCCGTCGCCGGCCGAGCCCTCGGCTGGGACACCGTCAACCTCGGCTACGCGGGCGCAGCGCGCGGTGAACTCGCCACCGCCGAACAGCTCTCGGGGCTACCGGCGGACGTCCTGACCCTCGCCTTCGGCACCAACTGCTGGTCCCGGGTGCCGTTCTCCGCGCCGCTGCTGTACGAGACCACGCGCGCCTTCCTCGAACTGGTCCGCCAGGGGCACCCGCGGACCCCCCTGCTGCTGGTCTCCCCCGTGCTGCGGCCCGACGCCGAACGCACCCCGAACCGGCTCGGCGCCACGCTGGGCGCGCTGCGCGACGCGATGGAGCGCGCCGCCCACGACCGGATCACCGCCGGTGACGCCCGGCTCGCCGTCCTCCCCGGCCGTGACCTGCTCGGACCCGAACACCTCGCGGACGGGCTGCACCCCAACGACTCCGGACACCAGGTGCTCGGCCTCGCTGTGGCCACGGCCCTGGGGCGCGCCGGGTTCGGGGCGGGGTGA
- a CDS encoding Lrp/AsnC family transcriptional regulator — translation MRLNDLDERIVHALAEDARRSYADIGSEVGLSAPAVKRRVDRLRAEGAITGFTVRVDPAAMGWETEGFIEIYCRHNTSPDDIRRGLERYPEVVSASTVTGDADALVQIFASDMRHFERVLERIAGEPFVERTKSVLVLSPLLRRFTSGAPA, via the coding sequence GTGCGACTGAACGATCTCGACGAACGCATCGTGCACGCCCTCGCCGAGGACGCCCGCCGCTCCTACGCGGACATCGGCTCCGAGGTCGGGCTCTCCGCCCCCGCCGTGAAGCGGCGCGTGGACCGGCTGCGCGCCGAAGGCGCCATCACCGGATTCACCGTCCGCGTCGACCCGGCCGCCATGGGCTGGGAGACCGAGGGCTTCATCGAGATCTACTGTCGCCACAACACCTCGCCGGACGACATCCGGCGAGGACTGGAGCGGTACCCCGAGGTGGTGTCCGCGTCGACCGTCACCGGCGACGCGGACGCCCTCGTCCAGATCTTCGCCTCCGACATGCGGCACTTCGAGCGGGTCCTGGAACGCATCGCGGGCGAGCCCTTCGTCGAGCGCACGAAGTCCGTCCTCGTCCTCTCCCCGCTGCTGCGCCGCTTCACCTCGGGCGCCCCCGCGTAG
- a CDS encoding carbon-nitrogen hydrolase family protein: MPPLRTALLQSSGVLGDVAENLKALDEAAERAAQAGAGLLVAPEMFLTGYALDLDAVPGLAEAHDGDSARAIGEIARRHGLAVLYGYPERDGDTVYNSAQLIGPDGASLANYRKTHLFGCFEQDAFTPGDAPVVQADLGGIRVGIMICYDVEFPENVRAHALAGTDLLLVPTAQMHPFQFVAEHLVPVRAFENQMYVAYVNRTGPEGEFEFVGLSCLASPDGATRTRAGRGEEMVFGEVDPELLSASRENNPYLRDRRPGLYASLV, translated from the coding sequence ATGCCCCCGCTGCGCACCGCCCTCCTCCAGAGCTCCGGAGTCCTCGGCGACGTCGCCGAGAACCTCAAGGCGCTCGACGAGGCCGCCGAGCGCGCCGCACAGGCGGGGGCCGGGCTGCTGGTGGCGCCGGAGATGTTCCTGACCGGCTACGCGCTCGACCTCGACGCCGTCCCCGGACTCGCGGAGGCCCACGACGGCGACTCCGCCCGGGCCATCGGCGAGATCGCCCGCCGCCACGGACTCGCGGTCCTCTACGGCTACCCCGAGCGGGACGGCGACACGGTCTACAACTCCGCCCAGCTCATCGGCCCCGACGGCGCCTCCCTGGCGAACTACCGCAAGACCCACCTCTTCGGCTGCTTCGAGCAGGACGCCTTCACCCCCGGCGACGCCCCCGTCGTCCAGGCCGACCTCGGCGGCATCCGCGTCGGCATCATGATCTGCTACGACGTGGAGTTCCCCGAGAACGTCCGCGCCCACGCACTCGCCGGTACCGACCTCCTCCTGGTGCCGACCGCCCAGATGCACCCCTTCCAGTTCGTCGCCGAGCACCTCGTCCCCGTCCGGGCCTTCGAGAACCAGATGTACGTCGCGTACGTCAACCGCACCGGCCCCGAGGGCGAGTTCGAGTTCGTCGGTCTCAGCTGCCTGGCGAGCCCCGACGGCGCCACCCGCACCCGCGCAGGCCGCGGCGAGGAAATGGTGTTCGGCGAGGTCGACCCCGAGCTGCTCAGCGCCTCGCGCGAGAACAACCCCTACCTGCGCGACCGCAGGCCCGGGCTCTACGCCTCGCTCGTCTGA
- a CDS encoding amino acid permease: MLDHGQAPPLASEPRRPANPLLRRKPVELLVAEGGQGEGGALKRSLTMWQLTMISIGATLGTGIFVVLGEATPIAGPAVFIAFIVAGLTALFSALSYAELAGSIPVSGSSYSYAYATMGELIAWVCGWCLVLEYGVSVAAVAVGWGQYLNELLDGTLGVTIPEGFSAPLGEGGYINMPALVVVLLCMVFLLRGAKESARINTIMVAVKIVTLGLFIVIGFMGIKAGNYTPLAPLGVTAISTAASMLFFSYIGFDAASTAGEEAKDPKRDLPRAIMLSLLIVTAIYCLVALVAVGAMPWQEFEGSEAALAQIMEDVTGHSFWSVILAAGAVVAIASVVFAVLYGQTRILFAMSRDGLMPKAFAKVDEKTGTPKVNTIIVCLFCGLLAAFIPLGELANATSIGTLFAFGLVNVAVVILRYTRPEMNRTFKVALFPVTPILGFLFCAYLMTELPLATWLVFGGWMAVGLVIYFFYGMRRSSLATVADVAAPAAEVAEQK, encoded by the coding sequence GTGCTCGACCACGGCCAGGCGCCACCGCTCGCTTCCGAGCCCCGCAGGCCCGCCAACCCGCTGCTCCGCCGCAAGCCGGTCGAGCTGCTGGTCGCCGAAGGCGGCCAGGGCGAAGGCGGCGCGCTCAAGCGTTCGCTCACCATGTGGCAGCTGACCATGATCAGCATCGGCGCGACCCTGGGCACCGGCATCTTCGTCGTCCTCGGCGAAGCCACCCCGATCGCCGGCCCGGCCGTCTTCATCGCCTTCATCGTCGCGGGCCTGACCGCGCTCTTCTCGGCGCTCTCCTACGCCGAGCTCGCGGGCTCCATCCCCGTCTCGGGCTCCTCGTACTCCTACGCCTACGCCACCATGGGCGAGCTCATAGCCTGGGTCTGCGGCTGGTGCCTGGTCCTGGAGTACGGCGTCTCGGTCGCCGCCGTCGCCGTCGGCTGGGGCCAGTACCTCAACGAGCTGCTCGACGGCACGCTCGGCGTCACCATCCCCGAGGGCTTCTCCGCTCCGCTGGGCGAGGGCGGCTACATCAACATGCCGGCGCTGGTCGTCGTCCTGCTCTGCATGGTGTTCCTGCTGCGCGGCGCCAAGGAGAGCGCCCGGATCAACACGATCATGGTCGCCGTCAAGATCGTCACGCTGGGCCTCTTCATCGTGATCGGCTTCATGGGCATCAAGGCCGGCAACTACACCCCGCTGGCCCCGCTCGGCGTCACCGCCATCAGCACCGCCGCCTCCATGCTCTTCTTCTCCTACATCGGCTTCGACGCGGCCTCCACGGCCGGCGAGGAGGCCAAGGACCCGAAGCGGGACCTGCCCCGCGCGATCATGCTCTCGCTGCTGATCGTCACCGCGATCTACTGCCTCGTCGCCCTGGTCGCCGTCGGCGCCATGCCGTGGCAGGAGTTCGAGGGCAGCGAGGCCGCCCTGGCCCAGATCATGGAAGACGTCACCGGCCACTCCTTCTGGAGCGTCATCCTGGCCGCCGGCGCGGTCGTCGCCATCGCCAGCGTCGTCTTCGCCGTCCTCTACGGCCAGACCCGCATCCTCTTCGCCATGTCCCGCGACGGCCTGATGCCGAAGGCCTTCGCCAAGGTCGACGAGAAGACCGGCACCCCGAAGGTCAACACGATCATCGTCTGCCTCTTCTGCGGACTCCTCGCCGCCTTCATCCCGCTGGGTGAACTGGCCAACGCCACCAGCATCGGCACGCTCTTCGCCTTCGGCCTGGTCAACGTGGCGGTCGTCATCCTGCGCTACACCCGCCCCGAGATGAACCGCACCTTCAAGGTCGCCCTCTTCCCGGTCACCCCGATCCTGGGCTTCCTCTTCTGCGCGTACCTCATGACCGAGCTGCCGCTGGCCACCTGGTTGGTGTTCGGTGGCTGGATGGCGGTCGGGCTCGTGATCTACTTCTTCTACGGCATGCGCCGCTCCAGCCTGGCCACCGTGGCCGACGTGGCCGCCCCGGCCGCGGAGGTCGCTGAACAGAAGTGA
- a CDS encoding SCO0930 family lipoprotein, whose protein sequence is MGMKRATTFAAAAAAVVLAASACGPSDYSASDSTQPAGAAEAAPAAAGPGNQPGGQLAASVTEQLGSVLTDSAGLTLYRFDKDTAKPPKSNCEGDCAKTWPVVAAGDVTAASGMDPSLLGEVVRSDGTKQLTVAGWPAYRFNKDAKPGDINGQGVGGVWFAFGPDGKKAAKSAPAEAAPDAPAEGAPAEAGEPTPGLSVAKDPKLGEHIVDGKGMTVYRFKKDTAWPMVSNCVGDCLAKWPVVPPVDKANAKGIIEKNYRVMDRPDGKKQQTVDCWPVYTFSGDKKPGDTNGQGVGGTWYAVSPDGKLITVQ, encoded by the coding sequence ATGGGCATGAAGCGCGCAACCACCTTCGCCGCGGCCGCCGCAGCCGTCGTCCTGGCGGCCAGCGCCTGCGGCCCCTCGGACTACTCGGCCTCGGACTCCACACAGCCCGCCGGCGCCGCCGAGGCCGCCCCGGCGGCGGCCGGCCCGGGCAACCAGCCCGGCGGCCAGCTGGCGGCGTCGGTCACCGAGCAGCTCGGTTCGGTCCTGACCGACAGCGCGGGCCTGACCCTCTACCGGTTCGACAAGGACACCGCGAAGCCCCCGAAGTCCAACTGCGAGGGGGACTGCGCGAAGACCTGGCCGGTGGTCGCGGCCGGTGACGTGACCGCCGCCTCGGGCATGGACCCGTCGCTGCTCGGCGAGGTGGTGCGCAGCGACGGCACGAAGCAGCTGACGGTTGCGGGCTGGCCCGCGTACCGCTTCAACAAGGACGCCAAGCCGGGCGACATCAACGGCCAGGGTGTCGGCGGAGTGTGGTTCGCCTTCGGTCCGGACGGCAAGAAGGCGGCGAAGTCGGCTCCGGCCGAGGCCGCCCCGGACGCCCCCGCCGAGGGTGCTCCCGCCGAGGCCGGCGAGCCGACCCCCGGCCTGTCCGTCGCGAAGGACCCGAAGTTGGGCGAGCACATCGTCGACGGCAAGGGCATGACGGTCTACCGCTTCAAGAAGGACACCGCCTGGCCGATGGTCTCCAACTGCGTCGGTGACTGCCTGGCCAAATGGCCGGTCGTGCCCCCGGTGGACAAGGCCAACGCCAAGGGCATCATCGAGAAGAACTACCGGGTCATGGACCGCCCCGACGGCAAGAAGCAGCAGACCGTCGACTGCTGGCCCGTCTACACCTTCTCCGGCGACAAGAAGCCCGGCGACACCAACGGGCAGGGCGTGGGCGGAACCTGGTACGCGGTCTCCCCCGACGGCAAGCTGATCACCGTCCAGTAG
- a CDS encoding cyclopropane-fatty-acyl-phospholipid synthase family protein: protein MNRETISHLAHTHHPIAAPLGDGAVARLLDRALARGTERVLDLGCGPGEWLLRALRDRPGVHGVGVDVSGTALDRAAGAAQALGVADRLSLHRRPAADHTDPHPYDLVLSVGAAHAFGGLPATLDAARAHLAPGGHALVGDGYWEHPPTPADLDTFGRLPDLPTFVDQVTAAGWTPVYGHLSTREERDDYEWSWTGSLAAWALDHPDHPDSAEALDAANGHRAAWLRGYRATWGFATLLLRRTAD from the coding sequence GTGAACCGAGAAACGATCTCCCACCTGGCCCACACCCACCACCCCATCGCGGCCCCGCTGGGCGACGGCGCCGTGGCCCGGCTCCTGGACCGCGCGCTGGCCCGCGGCACCGAACGCGTCCTCGACCTCGGCTGCGGCCCCGGCGAGTGGCTGCTGCGGGCCCTGCGCGACCGCCCCGGCGTGCACGGCGTCGGCGTCGACGTCTCCGGGACCGCCCTCGACCGGGCCGCCGGCGCGGCACAGGCCCTCGGCGTCGCCGACCGACTCTCCCTGCACCGGCGGCCCGCCGCCGACCACACCGACCCGCACCCCTACGACCTGGTCCTCAGTGTCGGCGCGGCCCACGCCTTCGGCGGGCTCCCGGCCACGCTCGACGCCGCCCGCGCCCACCTCGCCCCCGGCGGCCACGCCCTCGTCGGAGACGGCTACTGGGAGCACCCGCCCACCCCCGCCGACCTCGACACCTTCGGCCGGCTCCCGGACCTGCCCACGTTCGTCGACCAGGTCACAGCAGCCGGCTGGACCCCGGTGTACGGTCACCTCAGCACCCGCGAGGAACGCGACGACTACGAGTGGTCCTGGACCGGTTCGCTGGCCGCCTGGGCCCTCGACCACCCCGACCACCCGGACAGCGCCGAAGCCCTCGACGCAGCGAACGGCCATCGCGCCGCATGGCTCCGCGGATACCGCGCCACCTGGGGGTTCGCCACCCTCCTGCTGCGCCGGACCGCCGACTGA
- a CDS encoding MFS transporter, with protein sequence MTGDTDLSPARLRRARIAIATVFCAHGAVTGSFATRIPWIQEHAQLSAGTLGLALAFPAVGAALAMPLAGRINHRFGARAALRGLLALWTLSLILPSLAPSLPVLCLVLLVYGATAGMSDVAMNALGVETENRLGRSIMSSLHGMWSVGALLGSAAGTVAAHAGTDARLHHLFAALVLTAGGLVAVQGVLDLRSDGDAQAPPHFALPPRSALLIGAIGFCAVFAEGASLDWSAVYLRDVLHTDAGLAAASTTAFALTMAVARLVGDRVVDRFGPVRTVRAGGVLATLGGLLVVGVRHPAGALAGFGLIGLGIAVVVPLAFAAAGRSGPAPAQAIAGVATITYTSGLIAPSAIGAVADATSLVVSFGLVTVLAFALVIGAAVLRPRPVTGQSGGGVAGNAGSAGRDEPVDIRP encoded by the coding sequence ATGACCGGGGACACCGACCTCAGCCCGGCGCGCCTGCGCCGTGCCCGCATCGCCATCGCCACCGTGTTCTGCGCCCACGGCGCGGTCACCGGCTCCTTCGCCACCCGCATCCCCTGGATCCAGGAGCACGCCCAGCTCAGCGCGGGCACCCTCGGGCTCGCGCTCGCCTTCCCCGCCGTGGGCGCTGCGCTCGCGATGCCGCTGGCCGGACGGATCAACCACCGGTTCGGGGCACGGGCCGCGCTACGGGGGCTGCTGGCGCTGTGGACCCTGTCGCTGATCCTGCCGAGCCTCGCCCCGAGCCTGCCGGTCCTGTGCCTGGTGCTGCTCGTCTACGGGGCCACCGCCGGCATGTCGGACGTGGCGATGAACGCGCTGGGCGTGGAGACCGAGAACCGACTGGGCCGCTCCATCATGTCCTCCCTGCACGGCATGTGGAGCGTGGGCGCGCTGCTCGGTTCCGCGGCCGGCACGGTCGCCGCGCACGCCGGCACCGACGCCCGGCTACACCACCTGTTCGCCGCGCTCGTGCTGACCGCGGGCGGCCTGGTCGCCGTACAGGGGGTGCTGGACCTGCGCAGCGACGGGGACGCGCAGGCACCCCCGCACTTCGCCCTGCCGCCCCGGTCCGCGCTGCTGATCGGCGCGATCGGCTTCTGCGCGGTGTTCGCCGAGGGTGCGAGCCTGGACTGGTCGGCGGTCTACCTGCGGGACGTCCTGCACACGGACGCGGGCCTCGCGGCCGCCTCGACCACCGCCTTCGCGCTGACCATGGCCGTGGCCAGGCTCGTCGGCGACCGGGTGGTGGACCGCTTCGGGCCGGTGCGCACGGTCCGCGCGGGTGGCGTGCTGGCCACCCTCGGCGGGCTGCTCGTCGTCGGGGTCCGGCATCCGGCGGGGGCGCTGGCCGGTTTCGGACTGATCGGGCTCGGCATCGCGGTGGTGGTCCCGCTGGCCTTCGCCGCGGCGGGGCGCAGCGGGCCGGCCCCGGCACAGGCGATCGCGGGTGTCGCGACGATCACGTACACGTCGGGGCTGATCGCGCCGTCGGCGATCGGCGCGGTGGCGGACGCGACCTCGCTGGTCGTGTCGTTCGGGCTGGTGACCGTGTTGGCGTTCGCGCTGGTGATCGGCGCCGCGGTGCTGCGCCCGAGGCCGGTGACGGGGCAGTCCGGGGGCGGGGTCGCCGGGAACGCCGGATCGGCCGGCAGGGATGAACCTGTCGATATCCGGCCGTAA
- a CDS encoding DUF5995 family protein produces the protein MEAVLARMRALEERLPPRDGVAVFNRVYLTVTEALHHRIEHGGFPAPRRAATLSVRFAERYLAAVEADRAPACWRPLLQYRRHPGIRPLQHALAGINAHIGHDLALAVVATCGELDCEPRALEADFDRVGDTLVSLEEHIREDLMPGPDLLEIADPLTHLVGSWSLERARAGAWSAARLLWTLRRAPDLAEEFADSLDACVGLVGRCLLTPRG, from the coding sequence ATGGAAGCGGTGCTGGCGCGGATGCGCGCCCTGGAGGAGCGGCTCCCGCCGCGGGACGGTGTCGCCGTCTTCAACCGGGTCTACCTGACGGTGACGGAGGCCCTGCACCATCGGATCGAGCACGGGGGTTTCCCGGCGCCGCGGCGCGCGGCGACCCTCAGCGTGCGGTTCGCGGAGCGGTACCTGGCGGCGGTGGAGGCGGACCGGGCTCCGGCCTGCTGGCGCCCGTTGCTGCAGTACCGCCGCCACCCAGGGATCCGGCCGCTCCAGCACGCGCTGGCCGGGATCAACGCCCACATCGGTCACGACCTGGCGCTCGCGGTGGTCGCCACCTGCGGTGAGCTGGACTGCGAACCGCGGGCCCTGGAGGCGGACTTCGACCGGGTCGGCGACACGCTGGTCTCGTTGGAGGAGCACATCCGCGAGGACCTGATGCCGGGTCCGGACCTGCTGGAGATCGCCGATCCGCTGACCCACCTGGTCGGCTCGTGGAGCCTGGAGCGGGCCCGCGCCGGTGCCTGGTCCGCGGCCCGGCTGCTGTGGACGCTGCGCCGCGCGCCGGACCTGGCCGAGGAGTTCGCGGACTCCCTGGACGCATGCGTGGGCCTGGTCGGCCGCTGCCTGCTGACTCCCCGCGGCTGA
- a CDS encoding uracil-xanthine permease family protein produces MRLGVGWTLHGDGRTPAPGAVVRPEERLTWPRTAGLGAQHVVAMFGASFVAPVLMGLDPNLAIMMSGIATVIFLLATRGRVPSYLGCSLSFVGVAAAIRASGGDSAVVTGSVFVVGVALFLAGLAVRRFGARVIHTAMPPIVTGAVVMLIGFNLAPVTASTYWPQDQWTALLTMLFTGFAVVCLRGFWSRVAIFLGLVFGYAISWLFDRLFGKIHSTVGGTAAVDHWRLDLSAVAEADWIGLPSFHGPSFEWSAILIALPVVIALIAENAGHIKAVGEMTGDPLDDMLGTAIAADGAASMLSTAVGGPPNTTYSENIGVMAATRVYSTAAYWAAAGFALLFGLCPKFGAVVAAIPGGVLGGITVILYGMIGLLGAQIWINGRVDLRNPLNLVPAAAGIIIGVGGVKLQITDDFELGGIALGTIVVIGGYHALRCLAPAHLKPQEPLLDAGTSGYDDGGEAEDKPR; encoded by the coding sequence ATGCGCCTCGGCGTGGGCTGGACCCTGCACGGAGACGGGCGGACCCCCGCCCCCGGCGCGGTGGTCCGGCCGGAGGAGCGGCTGACGTGGCCGCGGACCGCCGGGCTGGGCGCCCAGCACGTCGTGGCGATGTTCGGCGCGAGTTTCGTCGCGCCGGTGCTGATGGGCCTGGATCCGAACCTGGCCATCATGATGTCCGGCATCGCGACGGTGATCTTCCTGCTCGCGACGCGCGGCCGGGTGCCCTCGTACCTGGGCTGCTCGCTGTCCTTCGTCGGTGTCGCCGCGGCGATCCGGGCGTCGGGCGGAGACAGCGCCGTGGTCACGGGCTCCGTGTTCGTCGTCGGAGTGGCGCTGTTTCTCGCCGGTCTGGCGGTGCGGCGCTTCGGCGCGCGCGTCATCCACACGGCGATGCCGCCGATCGTGACGGGCGCGGTGGTGATGCTGATCGGCTTCAACCTGGCCCCGGTGACGGCGTCGACGTACTGGCCGCAGGACCAGTGGACGGCGTTGCTGACCATGCTGTTCACCGGGTTCGCCGTGGTGTGCCTGCGGGGCTTCTGGTCGCGCGTCGCGATCTTCCTCGGGCTGGTCTTCGGCTACGCGATCTCATGGCTCTTCGACCGGCTCTTCGGGAAGATCCACTCGACGGTGGGCGGGACGGCGGCGGTGGACCACTGGCGTCTGGACCTCTCCGCGGTCGCGGAGGCCGACTGGATCGGACTGCCGTCCTTTCACGGACCGTCCTTCGAGTGGTCGGCGATCCTGATCGCCCTGCCCGTGGTGATCGCGCTGATCGCCGAGAACGCCGGCCACATCAAGGCCGTGGGAGAGATGACCGGCGACCCCCTGGACGACATGTTGGGCACGGCCATCGCGGCGGACGGCGCCGCGTCGATGCTGTCCACGGCGGTGGGCGGCCCGCCCAACACCACCTACTCGGAGAACATCGGCGTCATGGCGGCCACCCGGGTCTACTCCACGGCGGCGTACTGGGCCGCGGCGGGCTTCGCGCTGCTCTTCGGGCTGTGCCCCAAGTTCGGCGCGGTCGTCGCGGCGATCCCGGGCGGCGTCCTCGGCGGCATCACCGTCATCCTGTACGGCATGATCGGCCTGCTCGGCGCCCAGATCTGGATCAACGGCCGGGTGGACCTGCGCAATCCGCTGAACCTGGTCCCGGCCGCCGCGGGCATCATCATCGGCGTCGGCGGGGTGAAGCTGCAGATCACCGACGACTTCGAGCTGGGCGGCATCGCACTGGGCACGATCGTGGTGATAGGGGGCTACCACGCGCTGCGATGCCTCGCCCCCGCGCACCTGAAGCCGCAGGAACCGCTGCTCGATGCGGGCACGTCCGGCTATGACGACGGCGGGGAGGCGGAGGACAAGCCCCGTTGA
- a CDS encoding NAD(P)/FAD-dependent oxidoreductase, which translates to MTSTVPTTAVPHSDGQPPITMFGPDFPYAYDDFLAHPAGLGQIPATEFGTEVAVIGGGLSGIVSAYELMKMGLKPVVYEADQIGGRLRTVGFEGAETEGLTAEMGAMRFPPSSTALQHYIDLVGLVTEPFPNPLAEATPSTVVDLKGETHYAETIADLPQIYRDVAEAWNACLDEGADFSDMNTAMRERDVPRIREIWAKLVEKLDDETFYGFLCKSEAFKSFRKREIFGQVGFGTGGWDTDFPNSILEILRVVYTEADDHHRGIVGGSQQLPLRLWEREPEKIVHWAQGTSLSSLHDGTPRPAVTRLHRTAGNRITVTDSSGDIRTYRAAIFTAQSWMLLSKIECDDTLFPIDHWTAIERTHYMESSKLFVPVDRPFWLDKDEETGRDVMSMTLTDRMTRGTYLLDNGPDKPAVICLSYTWCDDSLKWLPLSANERMEVMLKSLGEIYPKVDIRRHIIGNPVTVSWEDEPYFMGAFKANLPGHYRYQRRLYTHFMQDRLPEDKRGIFLAGDDISWTAGWAEGAVQTALNAVWGVMHHLGGSTDSTNPGPGDVYDEIAPVELPED; encoded by the coding sequence ATGACGTCCACGGTGCCCACCACCGCCGTCCCGCACAGTGACGGACAGCCGCCGATCACCATGTTCGGTCCGGACTTCCCGTACGCCTACGACGACTTCCTCGCCCACCCGGCGGGCCTCGGCCAGATACCCGCGACCGAGTTCGGCACCGAGGTCGCCGTCATCGGCGGCGGACTCTCCGGCATCGTCTCGGCCTACGAGCTGATGAAGATGGGCCTCAAGCCCGTCGTCTACGAGGCCGACCAGATCGGCGGCCGCCTGCGCACCGTCGGCTTCGAGGGCGCCGAGACCGAGGGCCTCACCGCCGAGATGGGCGCCATGCGCTTCCCGCCCTCCTCCACGGCCCTGCAGCACTACATCGACCTCGTCGGCCTGGTCACCGAGCCCTTCCCGAACCCGCTCGCCGAGGCCACCCCCTCCACGGTCGTCGACCTCAAGGGCGAGACCCACTACGCCGAGACCATCGCCGACCTCCCGCAGATCTACCGCGACGTCGCCGAGGCCTGGAACGCCTGCCTCGACGAGGGCGCCGACTTCTCCGACATGAACACCGCGATGCGCGAGCGGGACGTCCCGCGCATCCGCGAGATCTGGGCCAAGCTCGTCGAGAAGCTCGACGACGAGACCTTCTACGGCTTCCTGTGCAAGTCGGAGGCCTTCAAGTCCTTCCGCAAGCGCGAGATCTTCGGCCAGGTCGGCTTCGGCACCGGCGGCTGGGACACCGACTTCCCGAACTCGATCCTCGAAATCCTGCGCGTCGTCTACACCGAGGCCGACGACCACCACCGCGGCATCGTCGGCGGCTCGCAGCAGCTGCCGCTGCGCCTGTGGGAGCGCGAGCCCGAGAAGATCGTCCACTGGGCCCAGGGGACCTCGCTGTCCTCCCTCCACGACGGCACCCCGCGCCCGGCGGTGACCCGACTGCACCGCACGGCGGGCAACCGGATCACGGTCACGGACTCCTCCGGAGACATCCGCACGTACCGCGCCGCGATCTTCACGGCCCAGTCGTGGATGCTCCTGTCGAAGATCGAGTGCGACGACACGCTGTTCCCGATCGACCACTGGACGGCGATCGAGCGCACCCACTACATGGAGTCGTCCAAGCTGTTCGTCCCCGTCGACCGGCCGTTCTGGCTGGACAAGGACGAGGAGACCGGCCGCGACGTCATGTCGATGACGCTGACCGACCGCATGACCCGCGGCACCTACCTGCTGGACAACGGCCCCGACAAGCCCGCCGTCATCTGCCTGTCGTACACCTGGTGCGACGACAGCCTGAAGTGGCTGCCGCTGTCCGCGAACGAGCGGATGGAGGTCATGCTGAAGTCCCTCGGCGAGATCTACCCCAAGGTCGACATCCGCCGCCACATCATCGGCAACCCGGTCACCGTCTCCTGGGAGGACGAGCCCTACTTCATGGGCGCGTTCAAGGCCAACCTCCCCGGCCACTACCGCTACCAGCGCCGCCTGTACACCCACTTCATGCAGGACCGCCTCCCCGAGGACAAGCGCGGCATCTTCCTCGCGGGCGACGACATCTCCTGGACGGCGGGCTGGGCCGAGGGCGCGGTCCAGACGGCCCTGAACGCGGTCTGGGGCGTCATGCACCACCTCGGCGGGTCCACGGACTCCACCAACCCGGGCCCCGGCGACGTCTACGACGAGATCGCCCCGGTCGAACTCCCGGAGGACTGA